The following coding sequences are from one Nicotiana tomentosiformis chromosome 3, ASM39032v3, whole genome shotgun sequence window:
- the LOC104114742 gene encoding peroxidase 66 has protein sequence MAPLSLQIIFSATIFLLLLTISQSNATLGANYYDQTCPQAEDIIYQAVRNASSYDPKVPARLLRMFFHDCFIRGCDASVLLDSTPGNKAEKDGPPNVSLRAFYVIDDAKTKLEKSCPRTVSCADIVAIAARDVVAMSGGPHWNVLKGRKDGRISRANETINLPAPSFNTSQLIQSFAKRGLGMKDLVALSGGHTLGFSHCSSFEARLHNFSAVHDTDPSLNAVFAESLKKNCPKPNRDSNAGQFLDPTSLVFDNNYYKQIVAGKGVFASDQSLLNDYRTGWIVKAFANDQASFFWEFAASMIKLGNVGVQEDGEVRLNCRAVN, from the exons ATGGCTCCTTTGTCTCTCCAGATAATCTTTTCTGCAACcatatttcttcttttgttaaCAATCTCTCAGTCCAACGCAACTCTTGGAGCTAACTACTATGATCAAACATGTCCTCAAGCTGAAGATATTATCTATCAAGCTGTTCGCAACGCTTCGTCTTATGATCCTAAAGTCCCAGCACGTCTTCTGAGGATGTTCTTTCATGATTGTTTCATTAGA GGATGTGATGCATCTGTTCTATTGGACTCAACTCCAGGAAACAAAGCAGAGAAAGATGGTCCGCCCAACGTCTCTCTTAGAGCCTTCTACGTGATTGATGATGCCAAAACTAAGCTCGAAAAGTCTTGCCCAAGAACTGTTTCTTGTGCTGATATAGTTGCCATTGCAGCTAGAGACGTCGTGGCTATG TCTGGAGGTCCACATTGGAACGTACTAAAAGGAAGGAAAGATGGGAGAATATCAAGGGCAAATGAGACAATCAACTTACCAGCTCCATCATTTAACACGAGCCAACTCATTCAAAGCTTTGCCAAGAGGGGATTGGGAATGAAAGATTTGGTTGCTCTCTCTGGTGGACATACACTTGGATTTTCACACTGCTCTTCTTTTGAAGCCAGGCTTCATAACTTCAGCGCAGTGCATGACACTGACCCAAGCTTGAACGCAGTATTTGCAGAGAGCCTAAAGAAGAACTGCCCCAAACCAAACAGAGATAGCAATGCAGGACAATTCTTGGACCCAACTTCATTAGTGTTCGACAACAACTATTACAAGCAAATTGTTGCAGGGAAAGGTGTTTTTGCATCAGACCAGAGTTTGTTGAATGACTATAGGACTGGTTGGATTGTTAAAGCATTTGCCAATGACCAAGCTTCGTTTTTCTGGGAGTTTGCGGCATCAATGATCAAGCTCGGAAATGTTGGTGTTCAAGAAGATGGTGAAGTTAGACTCAACTGCAGAGCTGTTAACTGA
- the LOC104114746 gene encoding uncharacterized protein — protein sequence MKRKMAERRNKDGKKKEKGTGWPSIKLKFNLQLNRLKDNDLITVQNFFTPAESKAFVKAAESLGFVHQGSLGPAYGEAYRDNDRVSVHDPDLADAIWRSGLNRLFSDIKIRGRVAIGLNPNIRFYRYKAGQRFGRHIDESVDIGEGKRTHYTLLIYLSGGSKSKTKDDKDSQDSLSETLVGGETVFYGPRNALVAEVPPTEGMALVHIHGDKCMLHEARNVTKGIKYVLRSDVVFA from the exons ATGAAGAGAAAAATGGCAGAAAGGAGGAATAAGGATGGcaagaaaaaggaaaagggaaCTGGGTGGCCATCAATTAAACTCAAGTTTAATCTTCAGCTCAATCGCCTCAAAGATAACGATCTTATTACT GTTCAGAATTTCTTTACTCCAGCTGAATCAAAGGCTTTTGTCAAAGCTGCTGAGTCACTTGGGTTTGTTCACCAAGGAAGCCTTGGTCCTGCATATGGCGAAGCTTATAGAGACAATGATCGTGTATCCGTGCATGATCCTGATCTCGCAGATGCAATATGGAGATCTGGACTGAACAGATTATTTTCGGACATAAAAATTCGAGGCAGAGTTGCCATTGGGTTGAACCCTAATATTAGATTTTACAG GTACAAGGCTGGCCAGAGATTTGGACGGCATATTGATGAAAGTGTTGACATTGGAGAAGGGAAGCGTACACACTACACTTTGTTAATATACTTAAGCGGTGGTTCCAAATCTAAAACCAAAGATGATAAAGACTCTCAGGATTCTTTGTCCGAGACCCTTGTTGGAGGGGAGACTGTGTTTTATGGTCCAAGAAATGCTTTGGTTGCTGAG GTACCTCCAACTGAAGGAATGGCTCTTGTTCACATTCATGGGGATAAATGTATGTTGCATGAAGCTCGGAATGTCACTAAGGGTATCAAATATGTTTTACGATCTGATGTTGTATTTGCTTGA
- the LOC138908070 gene encoding uncharacterized protein, translating to MIYEVCILRTTDQLIHSEVRHKGTGKKPHVTMVYAYNDMALRRNLWKEIEELYNHTRGPWAVMTDFNSVLYKEDRVGSPVTMAETRDFRQCYDTCYFQELRSTGAYYTWNNKQSLEDRVHSRIDRVLINMDWLSQLPVSMVHYMTEGLFDHSPAMINWENGNQRINRPFKYLNIWSMDPEFKVRVGDSWNNEIRGTIMYQLVGKLNMLKKVLQRLNRNKFSDIELKAEQAKEELEKCRKQIQRSPTNKSLFERSRNWQTIIGD from the coding sequence ATGATATATGAAGTATGCATACTGAGAACCACTGATCAATTAATTCATAGTGAAGTCAGACACAAAGGAACTGGAAAGAAACCCCATGTAACAATGGTATATGCGTACAATGATATGGCACTTAGAAGGAACCTATGGAAGGAGATAGAGGAGCTCTACAACCATACTCGAGGTCCATGGGCTGTGATGACTGATTTCAATAGTGTTCTGTACAAGGAAGATAGGGTAGGCAGCCCAGTGACAATGGCTGAAACAAGAGATTTCAGGCAGTGTTATGATACATGCTACTTCCAAGAGTTGAGATCAACAGGTGCCTATTACACCTGGAACAACAAACAAAGTTTAGAAGACAGAGTACATAGCAGAATCGACAGAGTATTGATAAACATGGACTGGTTATCACAGCTGCCAGTTTCTATGGTCCACTATATGACTGAGGGCTTATTTGATCATAGCCCAGCTATGATAAATTGGGAAAATGGAAACCAGAGGATCAACAGACCATTCAAGTACTTAAACATATGGAGTATGGATCCTGAATTCAAGGTAAGAGTGGGGGATAGCTGGAATAATGAAATCAGAGGAACAATAATGTATCAGTTAGTGGGGAAGCTTAACATGCTGAAGAAAGTACTCCAACGGCTGAATAGAAACAAATTTAGTGACATAGAACTGAAAGCAGAACAAGCTAAGGAAGAGCTAGAGAAGTGTCGAAAACAGATTCAACGAAGCCCCACCAATAAGAGTCTATTTGAAAGGAGCAGGAATTGGCAAACAATTATAGGAGATTAA
- the LOC104105593 gene encoding uncharacterized protein yields MVGKPLKADRATTNKERLAFARVLVEVSTNQQYPTQVMFENEVGKIVKQEVYYEWKPTLCPKCKNFGHEMQECRKLHKEEAELRGKQIEKEKQAGEETTQAVGNKKGENKISEKVTRKQPNEDNAIPTKNVIILPDKEIPTKNAFDVFDKDMNI; encoded by the coding sequence ATGGTAGGGAAACCTCTAAAGGCTGACAGAGCAACAACCAATAAGGAACGGCTAGCATTTGCTAGGGTGCTAGTTGAAGTGTCAACAAATCAGCAATACCCTACACAAGTCATGTTTGAGAATGAGGTGGGGAAAATAGTGAAGCAAGAGGTGTACTATGAATGGAAGCCTACATTGTGTCCAAAATGTAAGAATTTTGGACATGAAATGCAAGAATGTAGGAAGTTGCACAAGGAAGAAGCAGAATTGCGAGGAAAACAAATTGAGAAGGAGAAACAAGCAGGGGAGGAAACTACTCAAGCAGTGGGGAACAAAAAGGGAGAAAACAAAATTAGTGAAAAGGTGACAAGGAAGCAACCAAATGAAGACAATGCAATCCCTACAAAGAATGTAATTATTTTACCTGACAAGGAAATCCCTACAAAGAATGCATTTGATGTATTTGACAAGGATATGAATATATAA